The following are encoded in a window of Acidimicrobiales bacterium genomic DNA:
- the trpA gene encoding tryptophan synthase subunit alpha, with protein sequence MSAADVPTTTGIGPLEAHLRARRDAGHKLLLPYVTGGYPDDWPRMVEAFGQAGADAIEVSIPFSDPMMDGPTIQQASSLALGSGVTPASILDAVEGIESAVPLIAMTYYNVAFHMGHRRFAQDLARAGIAGAILPDLPLEEVGPWAECADQAGVETVLLAAPTGSDERLVRVCERARGFVYAVGVVGTTGERAELATSAVQIARRLKAITDKPVIVGLGISTPDHAAEVAEVADGVVVASAIIRKLLDGEGFDAAVEFVAALRAGLDRG encoded by the coding sequence ATGAGCGCGGCCGACGTCCCGACCACCACCGGGATCGGCCCGCTCGAGGCCCATCTGCGCGCACGACGCGATGCCGGGCACAAGCTCCTGTTGCCCTATGTCACCGGCGGCTACCCCGACGACTGGCCCCGCATGGTCGAGGCCTTCGGACAGGCGGGGGCCGATGCCATCGAGGTGAGCATCCCGTTCTCCGACCCGATGATGGACGGTCCCACGATCCAGCAGGCGTCGAGCCTCGCCCTCGGGTCCGGGGTCACCCCTGCGAGCATCCTCGATGCGGTCGAGGGCATCGAGTCGGCTGTGCCGCTCATCGCCATGACCTACTACAACGTGGCGTTCCACATGGGGCACCGACGCTTCGCCCAGGACCTGGCCCGAGCCGGCATCGCCGGTGCGATCCTGCCCGACCTCCCCCTCGAGGAGGTCGGTCCGTGGGCGGAGTGCGCCGACCAGGCAGGGGTCGAGACGGTCCTGCTGGCCGCGCCGACCGGCTCCGACGAGCGCCTGGTCCGGGTGTGCGAGCGGGCCCGCGGCTTCGTCTACGCGGTCGGTGTCGTCGGCACCACCGGCGAACGGGCCGAACTGGCCACGAGCGCGGTGCAGATCGCTCGTCGGCTCAAGGCGATCACCGACAAGCCGGTCATCGTCGGGCTCGGCATCTCCACGCCCGATCACGCGGCCGAGGTGGCCGAGGTGGCCGACGGCGTGGTCGTGGCATCGGCGATCATCCGCAAGCTCCTCGACGGCGAGGGCTTCGACGCGGCGGTGGAGTTCGTGGCCGCGCTGCGTGCCGGGCTCGACCGTGGCTGA
- the trpB gene encoding tryptophan synthase subunit beta, whose protein sequence is MTDPNTDGASLMGTPGSDGRFGDFGGRFVPETIVPACEELAAGFADAWADPAFRTELDGLLADYAGRPSPLTECHRLSEELGLRLLLKREDLNHTGSHKINNVLGQALLARRMGKRRLLAETGAGQHGVATATAAALFGMDCTVYMGEVDMVRQQLNVFRMELLGAEVRPASSGSRTLKDAVNEALRDWVATVEESHYCLGSAMGPHPYPWIVRELQRVIGTEAREQCRRLLGGHPDIVTACVGGGSNAIGIFSGFVDTDAELVGVEPAGGAAVARAVPGVVHGSKSYLLQDEWGQVTEAESISAGLDYPGVGPEHAHLADIGRARYEQVTDAEVIEAFQLLSRTEGIIPALEPAHALAWVSRARADLAGRTVLLNLSGRGDKDVGQMMEILR, encoded by the coding sequence ATGACCGACCCGAACACCGATGGTGCGTCGCTGATGGGCACTCCGGGTTCCGACGGTCGCTTCGGCGACTTTGGCGGTCGGTTCGTCCCCGAGACGATCGTGCCCGCGTGCGAAGAGCTGGCCGCGGGCTTCGCCGACGCCTGGGCCGATCCCGCCTTCCGGACCGAGCTCGACGGCCTCCTCGCCGACTACGCGGGACGCCCGTCGCCGCTCACCGAGTGCCACCGCCTGTCCGAAGAGCTCGGCCTGCGGCTGCTGCTCAAGCGAGAGGACCTCAACCACACCGGCTCTCACAAGATCAACAACGTGCTGGGCCAGGCCCTGTTGGCCAGGCGGATGGGCAAGCGCCGGCTCCTCGCCGAGACCGGTGCCGGACAGCACGGGGTCGCCACCGCCACCGCGGCCGCGCTGTTCGGCATGGACTGCACCGTCTACATGGGCGAGGTCGACATGGTCCGCCAGCAGCTCAACGTGTTCCGCATGGAGCTGCTGGGCGCCGAGGTGCGGCCCGCGTCGTCGGGGAGCCGCACGCTCAAGGACGCGGTGAACGAGGCGCTGCGCGACTGGGTCGCGACCGTCGAGGAGAGCCACTACTGCCTCGGGTCGGCCATGGGCCCGCACCCCTATCCGTGGATCGTGCGCGAGCTGCAGCGGGTCATCGGCACCGAGGCCCGCGAGCAGTGCCGGCGCCTGCTGGGCGGCCACCCCGACATCGTGACCGCCTGCGTCGGCGGTGGGTCCAACGCCATCGGCATCTTCTCGGGCTTCGTCGACACCGATGCCGAGCTGGTGGGGGTCGAGCCGGCCGGGGGAGCGGCGGTGGCTCGGGCCGTCCCCGGCGTGGTCCATGGGTCGAAGTCGTATCTGCTCCAGGACGAGTGGGGCCAGGTCACCGAGGCCGAGTCGATCTCGGCCGGTCTCGACTACCCGGGGGTCGGACCCGAACACGCCCATCTCGCCGACATCGGCCGTGCCCGCTACGAGCAGGTCACCGACGCCGAGGTCATCGAGGCCTTCCAGCTCCTGTCCCGCACCGAAGGCATCATCCCCGCCCTCGAGCCGGCTCACGCCCTGGCCTGGGTGAGTCGGGCCAGAGCCGACCTGGCGGGCCGAACCGTGCTGTTGAACCTGTCGGGTCGGGGCGACAAGGACGTCGGCCAGATGATGGAGATCCTCCGATGA